The segment GAAATTAGAAAGTCTGAAAATGCTCCCACCAACGGATTTGCAGTTATTCCAGAGAGTCCATCAGAGCCGCCGCATTTTAGACCAATTTTCAACTCCAATATTTCAACTGGTTCTCTTTTATCCTGTTTCATTTTTTCATAGAGTTCCGTTAATATTTTTACGCCTTCTTCTATTTCATCTGCCACTTCTTGGGTCACAAGGAATTTTACTCTCTCATCGTCATATTGTCCCAAGGTATTTTTAAATTCTTCAACATAGTTGTTCTCGCATCCCAATCCTAATACCAATACTCCTCCACCGTTAGGATGTTTAACTACATCAGATAATATCTTCTTAGTATTTTCATGATCATCACCAAGCTGTGAACAACCATAGTTGTGTTTGAAGACTTCAATCGCATCTATTCCGTCAATTTTATTTTTTTCTTTAAACCTTTTAATTATTAGCTCCGCTTTATTTTTTTCTTTAAACCTTTTAATTATTAGCTCCGCACTTCCATTTACACATCCTACCGTCGGAACTATCCACAGTTCATTTCTTATTCCCACGTCTTTATTTCTTCTGCGATATCCCTGAAAAACGTACTTGCCCTTTTCTTTATTTAAACTATTTAAAGCTTGATCGAAGTTATACTCGCTAATTCCTGATAAATTCGTCTTTGTATTATGGGAATGAACCCATTCTCCAGCTCCTATATCCTTTGTCGCATGACCTATAGGCGCGCCATATTTTATAATGTCTTCTCCATCTTTAATATTATTAATTGCCATTTTATGTCCACGTTTTATGTTATCTTTAATTAAAATTTCTTCGCTGTTAAGAGAAATCTTTTGGTCCTGTTCTAAGTCAGATAGAGCTACAACGACATTATCC is part of the Alkalibacter saccharofermentans DSM 14828 genome and harbors:
- a CDS encoding UxaA family hydrolase, with the protein product MKKFIKINEADNVVVALSDLEQDQKISLNSEEILIKDNIKRGHKMAINNIKDGEDIIKYGAPIGHATKDIGAGEWVHSHNTKTNLSGISEYNFDQALNSLNKEKGKYVFQGYRRRNKDVGIRNELWIVPTVGCVNGSAELIIKRFKEKNKAELIIKRFKEKNKIDGIDAIEVFKHNYGCSQLGDDHENTKKILSDVVKHPNGGGVLVLGLGCENNYVEEFKNTLGQYDDERVKFLVTQEVADEIEEGVKILTELYEKMKQDKREPVEILELKIGLKCGGSDGLSGITANPLVGAFSDFLISQGGSTILTEVPEMFGAETLLMNRSESEDVFNKTVSLINDFKEYFIEHKQPIYENPSPGNKEGGITTLEEKSLGCIQKGGKASIVGVLKYGEVLTKKGLNLLNAPGNDLVASTALAASGCQMVLFTTGRGTPFGSFVPTMKISSNTQLYKLKPHWIDFNAGTLVENEKMEEILHRFVEYILEVASGKLLNNEVNDFREIAIFKTGVTL